In a genomic window of Methylovirgula sp. 4M-Z18:
- a CDS encoding cytochrome c-type biogenesis protein, producing MMGMRRFVIAALLAVALLPLVIGTSALAVKPDEMLQDPALEARARAISAGLRCPVCQNQSIDDSDAQLARDLRLVVREHLKAGESDAAIRDFLVARYGLFILLRPPLDRGTFLLWFAPVLALGAGAFALLQFARRKRRQPSADAAPLSADEHAEIAALMQADDEARRHSP from the coding sequence ATGATGGGAATGCGCCGTTTCGTGATTGCCGCTCTGCTTGCCGTCGCGCTCCTCCCCCTTGTCATCGGCACGTCGGCGCTCGCCGTAAAGCCAGACGAAATGCTGCAAGATCCGGCGCTTGAAGCGCGTGCGCGGGCCATTTCCGCCGGACTGCGCTGCCCCGTGTGCCAGAACCAATCGATCGACGATTCGGACGCCCAGCTTGCGCGCGATTTGCGCCTTGTCGTGCGCGAGCATCTCAAGGCGGGTGAGAGCGATGCCGCGATCCGCGATTTTCTCGTCGCGCGCTACGGTCTCTTCATCCTGCTGCGACCGCCGCTCGATCGCGGCACGTTTTTGTTATGGTTCGCGCCGGTGCTGGCGCTCGGCGCCGGCGCTTTCGCGCTGCTGCAATTCGCGCGGCGCAAGCGGCGGCAGCCGAGCGCCGACGCAGCGCCTTTGAGCGCCGACGAGCACGCCGAAATAGCGGCGCTGATGCAGGCCGACGATGAGGCGCGCCGCCACTCGCCGTAA
- a CDS encoding response regulator transcription factor, which yields MRILIIEDDAEAAAYLVKAFREAGYVADHAADGLTGCAQAQNEHYDVLIVDRMLPKLDGLSLIGALREQKVTTPVLILSALGQVDDRVKGLRAGGDDYLAKPYAFSELLARVEVLSRRNLRDRAEETVYRVADLELDRLAHKVARAGKEIVLQPREFRLLEYLMRHAGQVVTRTMLLENVWDYHFDPQTNVIDVHISRLRSKIEKDTMSPLLHTVRGAGYMVRDGIR from the coding sequence ATGCGAATTCTCATTATCGAAGACGATGCCGAGGCAGCGGCCTATCTCGTGAAGGCCTTTCGCGAAGCCGGCTATGTCGCCGACCATGCGGCCGATGGCCTGACCGGCTGCGCGCAGGCGCAGAACGAGCACTATGACGTGCTGATCGTCGATCGCATGTTGCCGAAACTCGACGGCCTTTCGCTCATCGGCGCGTTGCGGGAGCAGAAGGTGACGACGCCTGTGCTGATACTCTCCGCGCTCGGTCAGGTGGACGACCGGGTGAAAGGGTTGCGCGCCGGCGGAGACGATTATCTTGCCAAGCCCTATGCGTTTTCCGAGTTGCTCGCGCGGGTGGAAGTGCTCTCGCGCCGGAACCTGCGCGACAGGGCGGAAGAGACGGTCTACCGCGTCGCCGACCTGGAACTCGACCGGTTGGCCCACAAGGTTGCGCGCGCCGGCAAGGAAATCGTGCTGCAGCCGCGCGAGTTCCGCCTTCTCGAATATTTGATGCGTCACGCCGGCCAGGTCGTGACGCGCACCATGCTGCTCGAAAACGTTTGGGACTACCATTTTGATCCGCAAACCAACGTGATCGACGTGCATATTTCTCGCCTGCGCTCCAAGATTGAGAAAGACACGATGTCGCCGTTGCTCCATACGGTGCGTGGGGCTGGATATATGGTCCGTGACGGCATTAGGTAG
- a CDS encoding heme lyase CcmF/NrfE family subunit: MIVETGHYALVLALALACVQVALPLWGGLTRDRALMATSAPLAGMQFVLVALAFAALTYAHVVSDFSLVNVVENSHSQKPLIYKISGVWGNHEGSMLLWVLILALFGALVAAFAHTMPAALKALVLSMQGLIALAFLSFIVLTSDPFARLFPAPAEGQDLNPILQDPGLAIHPPLLYVGYVGFSMTFSFAAGALIDGRIDAAWARWVRPWALVAWVFLTLGIAMGSYWAYYTLGWGGFWFWDPVENASLMPWLAGTALLHSIIVMEKRDALKVWTIFLSILTFSLSLLGTFLVRSGVLTSVHAFANDPRRGVFILAILVFFIGGSLTLFAWRAPVLKQGGLFAPISREGGLVLNNLFLTIACGIVFTGTLYPLAFEALTGGKISVGAPYFNLTFVPLTLALMVIVPFGQRLAWKRGDLLGVVQRLLASLVVGLAVLVALEAMFYGGPVLAPIAASLAAYIILGSLGDLSDRIFVRASSWQAGLSRAAGLPLSVWGTALAHAGVGVALLGLAATGWGVERIVTLRLNEPVELGPYQVTIDRLFERPGPNYREAVAHAMIRSGGAVFAEAEPSKRSFATRQMQTTEAGIVTRNLGQIYLSLGDQHADGSVDMRLYWKPLVTLIWFGAIIMALGGTLSLADRRIRLGIARRAKSVPAAAQAAE, from the coding sequence ATGATCGTCGAGACCGGACATTACGCCCTCGTTCTGGCACTCGCGCTGGCGTGTGTGCAAGTCGCGCTGCCGCTGTGGGGCGGCCTGACCCGCGACCGCGCGCTGATGGCTACCTCAGCGCCGCTCGCCGGCATGCAATTCGTGCTTGTGGCGCTTGCCTTCGCCGCATTGACCTATGCGCATGTCGTTTCCGATTTCTCGCTGGTCAATGTGGTCGAGAATTCGCATTCGCAAAAGCCGTTGATCTATAAGATCTCCGGCGTGTGGGGCAATCACGAAGGCTCCATGCTGCTCTGGGTGCTCATTCTGGCGCTCTTTGGCGCTCTTGTTGCAGCCTTCGCGCATACCATGCCAGCCGCCTTGAAAGCGCTCGTCCTCTCCATGCAAGGATTGATTGCGCTCGCGTTCCTGTCGTTCATCGTTCTCACCTCGGATCCGTTCGCGCGCCTGTTTCCGGCGCCCGCCGAAGGACAGGATTTGAATCCGATCCTGCAGGATCCGGGCCTCGCCATTCATCCGCCGCTGCTCTACGTCGGCTATGTCGGTTTCTCGATGACATTCTCCTTTGCGGCGGGGGCGCTCATCGACGGTAGGATCGACGCGGCTTGGGCGCGTTGGGTCCGGCCCTGGGCCTTGGTCGCATGGGTTTTCCTGACCCTCGGCATCGCCATGGGTTCCTACTGGGCCTACTACACGTTGGGGTGGGGTGGCTTCTGGTTCTGGGATCCGGTCGAAAACGCGTCGCTCATGCCGTGGCTTGCCGGCACCGCCTTGCTGCATTCCATCATCGTGATGGAAAAACGCGATGCGCTGAAAGTGTGGACGATTTTCTTAAGCATCCTGACCTTTTCCCTGTCGCTGCTCGGCACGTTCCTGGTGCGCTCCGGCGTTCTGACTTCCGTGCACGCCTTCGCGAACGATCCGCGGCGCGGCGTCTTCATTCTCGCGATCCTTGTGTTCTTCATCGGCGGGTCGCTCACGCTGTTCGCCTGGCGGGCGCCGGTGCTGAAACAGGGCGGTTTGTTCGCGCCGATCTCGCGGGAAGGGGGGCTGGTTCTGAACAATCTGTTCCTGACGATTGCCTGCGGTATCGTCTTCACGGGAACGCTCTACCCGCTCGCCTTCGAAGCGTTGACCGGCGGAAAAATTTCGGTCGGTGCGCCGTATTTCAATTTGACCTTCGTGCCGCTGACGCTGGCGCTGATGGTCATCGTTCCCTTCGGCCAACGTTTGGCTTGGAAGCGCGGCGATCTTCTCGGCGTCGTGCAACGGCTGCTGGCGTCGCTCGTCGTTGGACTCGCCGTGCTGGTTGCGCTCGAGGCGATGTTCTATGGCGGCCCGGTGCTGGCGCCGATTGCGGCGAGCCTTGCCGCCTATATCATTTTGGGATCTTTGGGCGACTTGTCGGATCGCATCTTTGTCCGCGCGTCGTCTTGGCAGGCAGGCCTTAGCCGTGCGGCTGGCCTGCCGCTTTCGGTATGGGGGACGGCGCTGGCACATGCGGGGGTCGGCGTAGCGCTCCTCGGCCTCGCGGCAACCGGTTGGGGCGTCGAACGGATCGTGACGCTGCGCCTGAACGAACCGGTCGAACTCGGGCCCTACCAGGTCACGATCGATCGATTGTTCGAACGGCCGGGGCCTAATTACCGCGAAGCGGTGGCGCATGCGATGATCCGCTCCGGCGGCGCCGTCTTTGCCGAGGCTGAGCCGTCCAAACGCAGCTTCGCCACGCGGCAGATGCAGACGACCGAAGCGGGCATCGTGACCCGCAATCTGGGCCAGATCTATCTCAGCCTCGGCGATCAGCACGCCGATGGGTCGGTTGACATGCGCCTCTACTGGAAGCCTTTGGTGACGCTGATCTGGTTCGGGGCCATTATCATGGCGCTCGGCGGCACGCTTTCGCTCGCCGATCGGCGGATTCGGCTTGGCATCGCGCGGCGTGCGAAATCGGTGCCCGCCGCGGCGCAGGCGGCGGAATGA
- a CDS encoding Do family serine endopeptidase translates to MTFRDPQSDKPFFNRAGKTPLAFRAGLLGAVALVALAGAASNVLLLSPHAASAQTAQSVQNGPGFADMVQRVRGAVVSVKVKMKEDNSSDDQASTDNQDGNQQVDPFEEFMRRFGQMPNQGHRPEPRQGVALGSGFIISSDGYVVTNNHVVDHATEVTITMDDGKTHDAKIIGVDKKTDLALLKIKDGGDYPFVNLASAAPRVGDWVVAVGNPFGLGGTVTAGIVSARGRDIGSGPYDDYIQIDAPVNRGNSGGPTFNVNGEVIGVNTAIYSPSGGSVGIGFDIPADVVKQVVAQLKDRGFVTRGWIGVEIQPVTSEIADSVGLKDAHGALVADAQKDSPAKAAGIHSGDVVLDVNGTSIATPRDLARTIAALGPDQKADLTIWRDGAEKHVEIKLANMPNDAAEAKVAPSDSDKSALDGMGLSLAPAASRGAGQNGVVITNLNPDSAAAQNGLRPGDVILEVSGAQVSKPADVVAAIDAAKKSGRKAVLLRVKTQDGTRYVALATQAAS, encoded by the coding sequence ATGACCTTCCGTGATCCTCAAAGCGATAAGCCTTTTTTCAACCGCGCGGGCAAGACGCCACTGGCCTTTCGTGCCGGCCTGCTCGGTGCCGTAGCTCTCGTCGCACTCGCCGGCGCCGCTTCCAATGTTTTGCTGCTTTCCCCGCATGCCGCTTCGGCCCAGACCGCCCAATCCGTGCAAAACGGTCCCGGCTTTGCTGACATGGTTCAGCGCGTCCGCGGTGCCGTCGTCTCCGTGAAGGTGAAGATGAAGGAGGACAATTCGAGCGACGATCAGGCGAGCACAGATAACCAGGACGGCAATCAGCAAGTCGATCCGTTCGAGGAATTCATGCGCCGGTTCGGCCAGATGCCGAATCAAGGTCATCGGCCCGAGCCGCGGCAGGGCGTTGCGCTCGGATCGGGTTTCATCATTTCGTCCGACGGCTATGTCGTGACCAACAATCACGTCGTCGATCACGCGACCGAGGTGACGATCACGATGGATGACGGCAAGACGCACGATGCGAAAATCATCGGCGTCGACAAGAAGACCGATCTCGCGCTGCTGAAGATCAAGGATGGCGGCGATTATCCGTTCGTCAATTTGGCGAGCGCCGCGCCGCGCGTCGGTGACTGGGTGGTTGCGGTCGGCAATCCCTTCGGCCTTGGCGGTACGGTGACGGCCGGTATCGTTTCGGCGCGCGGCCGCGACATCGGCTCCGGCCCCTATGACGATTACATTCAGATCGATGCACCGGTGAATCGCGGCAATTCGGGTGGACCGACCTTCAACGTCAATGGCGAGGTGATTGGCGTCAACACGGCGATCTATTCGCCGTCGGGCGGCAGTGTCGGCATCGGCTTCGATATCCCTGCCGATGTGGTGAAGCAGGTCGTCGCCCAGCTCAAGGATCGCGGCTTTGTGACGCGCGGTTGGATCGGCGTCGAAATTCAGCCCGTGACCAGCGAGATCGCGGACAGTGTCGGCCTCAAGGACGCGCACGGCGCGCTTGTCGCGGATGCGCAGAAGGACTCGCCTGCCAAGGCAGCCGGCATTCATTCGGGCGACGTGGTGCTCGATGTGAATGGCACGTCGATTGCGACGCCGCGTGATTTGGCTCGCACCATCGCTGCACTTGGCCCCGATCAGAAAGCCGACCTCACCATTTGGCGCGATGGCGCGGAAAAGCACGTCGAGATCAAGCTCGCCAATATGCCCAACGACGCGGCGGAGGCGAAAGTTGCACCCTCCGATAGTGACAAATCTGCGCTCGACGGCATGGGCCTCTCGCTAGCCCCTGCCGCAAGCCGCGGCGCGGGTCAGAACGGCGTCGTGATCACCAACCTCAATCCGGATAGCGCCGCCGCGCAAAACGGCCTGCGTCCTGGCGATGTGATCTTGGAAGTGAGCGGCGCGCAAGTGTCCAAGCCGGCCGATGTGGTGGCTGCGATCGACGCCGCCAAGAAGAGCGGGCGCAAGGCCGTGCTATTGCGGGTCAAGACCCAAGATGGCACCCGCTATGTCGCGCTGGCCACCCAGGCCGCTTCGTAA